The genome window gttcgttagcgccatatttaaaggttacgtgtccgtcaaagtttgttgaaacaaccggccctaagtcagtcaccttttccaccAGCCAACTTTTGTTCATTCTATATGTTTCTATTGCAGGCTCTAATGGGACTGGGCGGTATGGGGTCAGAGAACGAAGGCGATGGGCCAGAGGGTTCAGGGGGTCCCGAAGGCGGTGGGGTCAACGTAGCTCCTCCACCCGTCACTAACGATGACGACCATTAGATTGTACCAGTGGGCTCCTAAAGAGTCACGACTCACGTCacattgagcctcaatagctcttaacggatccttctttccacgcacgtgcaaactgtggaaccaactcccatcggcggtgttcccactagattataacatggggttattcaaggggcggaccaacaaattcctaaaaggccggcaacgcatcggcggctcctctggtgctgcaaatgttcatgggcggcggtaatcacttaacatcaggtgacccgcctgctcgtttgctcgctatatctattaaaaaaaaaaaaaaaaaaaaaaaaaaaaaaaaacgggtataggagtggactgaaaaccgaaaggtcgccccccccaaaccccgcccgttgcactattgtcgtacctactcctagcaacaagcctgacgcttaattggagaggaaaggggaatgttagtcaagggacacatggctaatattctttaaaaaaaaaagaaaaaaaaaaagagcctGACTCGTTGGGGACTTCCCAAGTCACACCAAAGAGACTCGTTGTGGACTTCCCAAGTCACACCAGAGTGACTCGTTGTGGACTTCCCAAGTCACACCAAAGAGACTCGTTGTGGACTTCCCAAGTCACACCAGAGTGACTCGTTGGGGACTTCCCAAGTCACACCAGAGTGACTCATTGGGGACTTCCTAAGTCACACCAGAGTGACTCGTTGGGGACTTCCCAAGTCACACGAGAGTGACTCGTTGCGGGGACTTCCCAAGTCACACCAgagtgactcgttgggaattctaatgagaaaaatcggtcaagtgcactcgcacatgaaggattCTGTGCCATCCGTACAGGATAACAcaatgtaggtactttttagggttccgtagtaaactaggaacctttatagtttcgccatgtccgtccgtccgtcctcggttaatcccAGAGACTAtttagttatctgcatgccaaatttcagcccgatccttccagtagtttttccttattatatttatgtatagaTTAgggtaaataatgttttttattaatttttatgtacaatgataaattaattttttgtaaatataaaatttttagtgttaAGTATTTTCTACATGTAAATATTCCTTTATgaaatcaaatgatttatttgtttaaaatactttatacttaccgattatttaaaaataaataaatactaagtaTGTATCTATGATAAATTATACTTATATCTCAGATATTTTCAAATGTGTTTACTTATTTACCTAAATAGGTACTAGCtgcgtgtggatttaggtttttaaaaatcctttgaacttttcgattttccaggataaaaaggagcccTATGGCACTCTCTACTTACATATCTTTAGCTGattccatgcaaaaaatcacatcgattcgTAGCTccattgtggcgtgattgaaggacaaaccaacaaacaaacacactttcgcatttaggccATTTCGGTCCTagggattttttatttatttgttcatgatcacatttatttatttttgtgatgtaaccacaaattcacggttttaggatttttccccttacgtctgCTATGCTGCTACCCATCTAcctgcaaatttcatgattctaggtcaacgggaaagtaccctgtaggtttcttgacagaccgacagacaacaaagtgagcctacttataagggttccttttttccttttgaggtacttgatcaacccatcaccggctcactacagagcacgggtctcctctcagagtgagaagggttttggccatagtctaccacgctggccatgtgcggattggcagacttcacacaccttcgagaacattatggagaactcttaggcatgcaggtttcctcacgatgttttccttcactgttaaagcacgtttgaggtacgtaaccctaaaaatactgtttgttaggattccgtacctgaaaagggaaaaaggaacccatcaaagtgatcctatatgatTATTTTGATGGGTTCcttgaaattataatattagtggcataatattgtatatcaaatatttgaaaagagcaaccgccgagtttcttgctggttcttctcggtaggaaaggcattccgaaccagtggtagatgcatccgacgattcaaaagtaggtacttgtgaaagtttatttgaataaaaaatattttcgtttCATTTTCATTCCTTCTGTCATCAGATGATGTGCGCTAAGTTTAATTCTACCACAAATCTACGTAAGCAGGTTTTGCTGTCAGCTAGGCATGAGGCAACCAACAACAAATCGAAAAAAAGAACAGAAAATAGAAGAAGCCAAATTCAAAATTCGATTCGTCAAATCTCATTTGTTCCGGCAAGACATTCATACCATCTACCATGGCAAAATTTTTCAAGTGAAACAAAATAACCATTTTCAAAATTATCCAGTACAAATAAACCAGTAAATAgccctaaaaaccgtgaattaaaaACCAAAAATGGCTCTAGTATTGAGAAAAGCGTTTTTGCCGAAAAATCCAGCAATCCTGAAATGTATGAAGGGACGCTCGATGGCCACTGCCTCAAATAAGAAGCATGCAGCACTAATATGTAagtgatttaacaaaatatttagtaCCTAGCCTgctttgcacgggtagcttattagaatttttagggttccgtacctcaaaaggaactcttagagcgggggcacacgatgcgttgcggcggcggtgcggtgtcactgcgtcgtcttacatagaaatatctgtggcatgtgacacgatgcgctccggcgccgcaccggacttgcaaccatcGAGACGAGACGGAGAGAGGTGAATGCGTTGCGTTGTTTTTATTGACAGACTCATCAGATTgtttttttgacgacctccctggcgcagtggtgagcgctgtggtcttattagtgggaggactggaaggtcccgggttcgattcctggcaggggtttggaattttataatttctaaatttctggtctggtctggtgggaggcttcggccgtggctagttaccaccctaccggcaaagccgtgccgccaagcgatttagcgttccggtacgatgccgtgtagaaaccaaaggggtatgggtttaataaaaactgccataccccttccaggttagcccgctcccaccttagactgcatcgtcacttaccatcaggtgagattgcagtcatgggctaacttgtatctgaataaaaaaaaaagactgtccaacgctgctacggcgccgctgcgacataacaacgttgcggcgccgcaccgctcgtgtgcccgctgatacggtgaaatctttgcggtgcggcgccgcaacgcatcgtgtgcccgtagtcttatacctaaataaaataaattacatgatatggtcaagcgaacaatttttcacggtttaggaaccaaataaactcttagatactaatgaacgaacgacccgtttgaaatccagacgtcactgagattgcattggtgcataagcaccaatgagtgggtgccattttgtttgttcaataaccctgtccatacgaagtaatatataagttaaCTAGCATGCCCttaacttcgtacgcgtggatttaagattttaaaaatcccgagggaactcttttatttttcgggataaaaagtagcctatgtcactctccaggtcttaaactatatccatgcaaaaaatcacgtcgatccgttgctccgtgattgaaagacaaaccaataaataataaataatttttaaggttccgtacctcaaaaggaaaaaagtaacccttataggatcactttgttatctgtctgtccgacgtgttagtcaagaaaacctatagggtacttcccgttgacctagaatcatgaaatttggtaggtaggtaggtaggtcttatacttactcttagtacggaaccttaaaaaataagttttttctttctttcttttcttccaCGACGTCGCTGGTGTTGCCCGTGTTATTTCGGAGAACGGTGGCCGCTGCAAGGGAAGTCCATCTATAATACTCCGTGCACCTTCGTTCTTCGAATACCACGACCACCAGTGCGTTTTGCCGAGTATTATACATGGCTGTCCTTTGCAGTGGCACCGCGGCGTCTGGCGTTTGGCTCATACGATGCCAGAACCAGACTGGCATTGTGCTGTGGAGATCGCTTGACTTCGGTGCGACGCTACGCTGAACAGAAGGAGACGAAAGATTGTCCAGCCGGCGGCTGTCCTGGACCATGTGGACCTTGTGGACCATGTGGACCTTGTGGACCATGTGGACCGTGCGGACCATGTGGACCGTGTGGACCCTGCCGTTGCCCATGTCCTTATCCATGTGGACCGTGTGGACCATGCGGTCCGTGTGGACCATGTGGTCCATGTGGACCATGTGGTCCATGTGGACCATGTGGTCCATGTGGACCATGTGGTCCCTGTGGACCATGCCGCTGCCCGTGTCCCTGCCCAGGCCCGTGCCCCTGTCCCTGCCCACCAAAATGCCCACCAAAGAAGTGCGAAGGGGAATTATGCCCAATGTGTTCTCACACAATGGTTGCCAGTATGGCTGGCGTGGCATGCCAGCATTGCCAGGCTCAACAGGTGCCACAAGTGCCACCAGTACCACAAACGCCACCAAACCCACACGTTAAGATGGAATCGAAATCGCAAGAAAAAAAAGCTGCGAAAAATTTTTCGGTGAAGATTTCTCCATAACTtgggatttacatttttatattaagtaatataatattcttcagatgtaatttttgaattacttatatacctacctatactatattactagatttgaataaatgtattattattaagtttttgctttattttaatcatctagttacagtTCTGATGAACCGGCcaccggcctttagaatgacattttatctttgtagagcaatttttaagttatttaagtTAGATAGAGTATTAGGtagaatattaggtatgttaaatttgattttgttattaatttttaattaacttaGACTATGTTATAAGGTAGGATAGGGTTGTCACAGACATGCCTATTGTATAAAAGCACtgtaaaaaaaagataataaaaaaaaatctttgtagagcgtcgtctctgtcactcatgtctCATACCCATACggcgctttgtcggtctcaacgactgagacagtgctctacaaatctgctgtctcctaaagatcgatgttcatcactttagGCTAGGTATCACGGTaggtattgtacgcgacaggtcgagatggcaattgcgtagggaacgccctgcacagcccccgcgctaacccgatgcgggcgagcgcgggtgacgtgcgggtgtgcaggacgtccccccgcctcgtacaccgattgccatctcaacctgtcgcggatatatactagcttatgctcgcgacttcatcagcCTATGATTTACAGCTAAAAATGATAAAGCttagtacgagtaggtacagaaTATAATctaggtaaatatataaaaggaaaaggtgactgactgactgatctatcaacgcacagctcaataactacctggacggatcgggctgcagatagctattgtgacgtagtcATCataggtttattggtttgtccttcaatcacgtcgcaacggagcaactgatcgacgtgattttttgcatgatatagacttggagagtgacataggctatttttcatcccggaaaatcaatgagttcccacgggatttttaaaaacctaaatccacgcgttcgaAGTCGTGGGCTTCAAGCTAGTACAGACCTCCTATTTAGGaggtgggggttcgatcccgggcacctctgaCCTCTGAGGCTCAATTTACACACTGAACGGGAATGGAAGCGAAATTCTAAAATATCACTTAGCATAGGTATTGACTTTtatcagcgtggtggactatggccaaagtccatctcattctgagagtagagCAGTGCGCTGTTgggagccggcaatgggttgatcatgatgatgacgatgatattgGCTCACGTCTGGTCTGaagggaggcttcggtcgtggcttaCTTACCGACAAAGATGTGTAGCCAAGCAATGAGGAAacctagactatggccaaacccttctcgttctgagaggagacccgtgctcagtagtgaaccagtgatggattgatcatgatgatgatgatagcatgAAATACCCTTTGCAGTTAACCCAGCAGCACGTCGAATCAACAAGGTCAAAGCTGTTACTTCGGTGCTGGCAAAAGAAAGAAGAACGAAGCTGCTTCCCACATTCCGGCCCAGCAGTGGGAAAGGCACCATCCGTCTTTACTTCACCATATCATGCCCTCACATGGGAACCTTGGCTGAACCAAGAACTGCGTTAACATTCAGACAATTCAGTACAGCATTCCCATTGAAGAGGATTAAATCCTATCAAAAAATATCAAAGCGTTACTCTTCTTGCAAGGCTGCATGCCCAGGTCCTTGCCCATGTGGTTGTCTCCCCCCACCTGGTAACACCCCACCAAAATGCCTCCAATACATGACTGGATACTACTACTATCCTTATGGAACCTGGTTTTGTGGACCTTACCACGTATCCGGAACCCAACCAGTTGCATGCAACGGTCCATGCCCGTGTCCTGTCAAATGCTGCCCAGCATGTGTCTGCGCCCCGGCTCAGAATATAGCTGCCAACAAAGCTTATGATACCAATCAGTTTCCCATGGAAGTACCTTGCCATACCCCTAAAGTTCCCCAAGAAACTAGAACTGGTATATCAAAGATAATCAATTTCAAAGCAGCCGCGAAGAATTCGCAAGAGAAGCAGAAACCATCCAGCATTCCCCCAGTCTTAACTACTCTGTGCTGTCAACAAGAACGCACAGATAACTTAATGGATAAAGAACGCAGAATCAAAACTTCATATCCTAGTACATCAGATAAAATGAAACCAAGATTTTATCATACGAAAAGTAAAGCTTATTCGACGCTCGCAGATTCGACCTCAAAAACTTCTATGTCCAAGCAGAAAAATCGGAAATGTTCCTATTACCAAAAACGGCACAAGGTTGCAACTCCGATGGAAAAGACGAGGATATTTTTGAAAGAGAGAAAAAACAGTCCACGGGCTAAGCTGGATTCTGTGAGTTCTTCCATTCCCAATCGAAAGAAGCGAGATCCACGACCTGAGGTGGACATTGAGATAAAACCTTACGACTAAACTGCAACAtgtgaaaattcaaaatacatttaacatcctatattatgtaagtttttaCTTTCACAAAAATAAACACTAATTCAACCATAGGACAttgttttattagggttccgtacctcaaaaggaaaaacggaacccttatcactttgttgtctgtctgtatgtcaagaacatttcccgttgacttagaatcataaaatttggcaggcaggtaggctGCAGacgttaggggaaaaatctgaaaaccgtgtatttgtggttacatcacacaaaaaaaaccggccaagtgcgagtcagactcgcgcactgagggttccgtattacaatcgtattttatcgacatttggcacgataaatcagaaactattatgcttaaaaataaataatctgttttacaatgtacaagtaaagctccaatgataccccacttggtatattatcttactttgaaagttgaaaatagcaatatttgttcatgaacacattttaatttttttcttgtgaggTAACttcaaattcatggtttttagatttttcccctcatgtctgctataagacctacctacctgccaaatttcatgattctaggtcaacgggaagtaccctgtgggtttcttgacagacagacagacagacaacaaagtgatcctataagggttccattttttccttttgaggtacggaaccctaaaaaattaaattgtggtcatgaactaataattattagtattttcaattttcgaagtgagatagctatatcaagtggggtaccatataaAAGGGCTGTACATTctacacctgtgcattctaaaacagatttttatttatttttatgtatcatagtttttgaattatcctgtaaaatgtcgaaaaaatacaactatagtacggaaccctcgttgcgcgagcctgactcgcacttggccggttttttgtaaagCAAGCGAGccgagagagctatgcttggagtttctctacgtgatcaaatcagaaatgaggagatccgtataagaactagttttttttttaaattctgatacaagttagccctt of Maniola hyperantus chromosome 26, iAphHyp1.2, whole genome shotgun sequence contains these proteins:
- the LOC138404188 gene encoding sperm mitochondrial-associated cysteine-rich protein-like, which gives rise to MALVLRKAFLPKNPAILKCMKGRSMATASNKKHAALILAPRRLAFGSYDARTRLALCCGDRLTSVRRYAEQKETKDCPAGGCPGPCGPCGPCGPCGPCGPCGPCGPCGPCRCPCPYPCGPCGPCGPCGPCGPCGPCGPCGPCGPCGPCGPCGPCRCPCPCPGPCPCPCPPKCPPKKCEGELCPMCSHTMVASMAGVACQHCQAQQVPQVPPVPQTPPNPHVKMESKSQEKKAAKNFSVKISP